The nucleotide sequence TCGGCGATGAAACCCATACTTATGGAGTCAAATTCGAACAGGCTATTCCTGAATTGTATGGTCTATTGGATAAATTTGAATAAATTTGGTGTTAATGTGGCGGAAAATTTTAATCTGCAGGAATATTTGGCAAATGGTGCTGAAAATATTATTAAAAATGCAATTTCTGCTACATTTAAAAATCCAAAAGAAACCTTGTTTTTAGCTAAATTCATAAAATATAGTCGCAAAGCATCGAAAATTAGAAAACAATACGAAAAAAAGGGCATTAACATACCTGCTTTTTTAATTGCAAGCATTACAAGCAGATGTAATCTTCACTGTACAGGGTGTTATTCCCGTGCCAATGACAACTGCAGTGACGATATTGCAATTGAACAGCTTTCAGATAGTGACTGGGAAGATATTTTCACACAGTCAAGAGATCTGGGAATTAATTTCATTGTTCTTGCAGGTGGTGAACCTTTAATTCGTGAAGATGTGATTTTAAAAGCATGCAATTTTCCTGAAATACTGTTTCCTGTTTTTACCAATGGCACCATGCTTGATGATTCATACTTTAAATTGATAGATAAGCATAGAAATATTATTCCGATTTTGTCCATTGAGGGTGACAGGCAACTGACTGATTTTAGAAGAGGTGACGGGGTCTATGACCAATTGATGAGTTCCATGAATTATATGAATGATAATGATTTGATTTTTGGCGCATCAATAACCATCACTAAAGACAATCTTGATTATGCACTCAGTAAAGATTATATCAATGGATTATATGAATTGGGATGTAAGGTATTGTTCTTTATCGAGTTTGTTCCTGTCGATGCTGACACGATTGATTTAACAATAACAGATTCTCAAAGAGATTATCTGTTATCTGAAATAAATAATCTGAGAGACAGATATGATGACATGCTTTTTATGTCTTTTCCTGGTGATGAAAAAGAAAGCGGAGGATGCCTGGCTGCCGGACGCGGATTTTTCCATATCAATTCACATGGCGGTGCTGAACCTTGTCCTGCTTCACCATACTCTGATATTAATGTTAAAGATACATCAGTTTTGGATGCTTTGCAGTCAAACCTGTTTAAATCACTTAGAAGTAATGGTCTTTTAATGGATCATCATGAAGGTGGTTGTGTATTGTTTGAACATGAAAAAGAAGTTAAAAAATTATTAAAAAAATAAAAAAAATATTGGTTTAATTATACTTGGGAGTATAATAAACCTAATGCTTTACCGTAGAATAATACTGAAAATCCACCAACTAAAATTGTAGCAATTATAAAACCGATATATGGAATTAATGAGATTATTCCACCTATTAATGCTATAATAAATATGATTATTGCAACAAGAATGATGAATGCAATTATGTTAATTATTCCGATGGATTTTGCATCTGCAAACACTTCACCAAAGCTTAATGCTTCTGAAATGCTTCCTGTTTTTGCTAATCTTGCTAATCCTACAATTTCTAAAATTCCGAATAGGATATATATGATTATTGCAACTATTGCTAGTATGCCAAGAGATGCTAAAATATTGTCTAAACTTGCTCCGATTGCACCGGTTACCACTGCTAATGCTATTAGGATAATTGTTGGAATAATTAAGTATACAATGCTCACTATCACTGATTTAATTCCATTTACAATATTTTCTACAATATTGAAATCAGGTATTTCATCAGAATCCTCAATTCCTTTTTTAATTACATCTAATGAGTAACCTCCAAGAATCAATGCAAAAATTAATGATATAATTCCTGCAATTGATAATATTATTGTATCAGTTACTTGGAATTGCGGTAAAACTATTGTTAAGCCTGCTATTAAGGATATTATTCCAACAATTAAGAATTTTGTATAGTCATTTAACGGGTATTTGATTGAATTTTTGATTATTTCTATTAAACTCATTTTTTATCACCTTTTTATTTTTGTTTAATCTATCTTTTAAAATGATTATTTCTGATTCAGTTTTTGATAGTATTTTTTATTATAATCATTAAAAAAAGATTGATGTAATTATATAACTATTGTTATACTATATAAATATAACTATTGTTATATATTTAAATAATTATTTTAATATATAAAATATATAATATTAACTAAAGACAGAAGGTTTTAAAGATTATGAATATTCTAATATCAAACGACGATGGAGTTGACGCACCGGGAATACTAGCTGCAAAACAGGCCGTAGATGATTTGGCAAATGTATATGTAGTGGCACCAGATGAAAACAATAGCAGTGTTGGTCGCAGGTTAACCTTATTCAAGCATTTAAATATCAAATCATACAAGCTAGAAGATGGAAGTCAGGCATATTCCGTATCAGGAAGCCCTGCAGATTCAGTAGTGGTAGGGGCAAAATATGTAATGGATGAAAAACCTGACTTGGTCATATCAGGAATAAATCAGGGCGTAAACATTAGCTGTGATATAACCTCATCAGGAACAGTATGTGCGGCACTTGAAGCAGTCAGTCTGGGCATACCTGCAATTGCCGTTTCATTATTCATAGATCCAAAAACAGCATATAAACAGGATGAAAATGGAGAATGGTATGTGGAATATGACTTTGAATTGGCAAAAAAGGTATTGCATGATATTGTTTTAAAAATCATTGAGGAAGGATTTCCTGAAAATGTGGACTTATTCAATCTAAATGTTCCAACCAATTATGAATCAGAAGAGGTTAAAATAACTCACTTATCCCATAAAATGCTTGATAAGAAAGTTATAGACAAATATGATGAGGATAAAGCTGAAATATTCAATTATCCATTGGATGAAAACCAGCCAAGCGATGATTTGATAATGATTGTCTCGGATCTTGTTAAGGAATATGATGAAGGAAGCGACGGATATGCACTTTTTGTTGAAAAATGCCCGAGTCTTACTCCTTTAAATATAAATATGACCAATCAGGATTTGAATGATTGGTAATGTCTCGTTTCTAAATAATAACTATTTTTAGGTTTAAAATGAAAGACAGTAAAAATATATATCGGACCGGACTTTTCACCAATGCTATAATATGGTTTGGAGTTGCAATTTCAGTATCAGAAATTGAAGCGGGAGTGCAGATTGCTTCAGCTGCACCAATAAATTCAATTTGGGTTCCATTAATACTCGGACATGTAGTTGGAGGAATAATGCTTTTTTTAGTTGGTCTTATTGGAGCCCGCCTTAGAGTAAATGCAATGGAATCAATCAAGTCAACTTTCGGAAATATCGGTTCAAAATTCTTCGCATCACTAAATGTCCTGCAGCTTATTGCATGGGTTGCAGTTTTAAATGCACAGGGAGCACTGGCATTATTGGGCCTGAATTTAGGAATACCTTTCCCCGCCATATGTTTTATTCTGGCAATACTGGTTGCCATTTGGGTGTTCATCGGTCTTCAACGCTCATCAAAAATCACCAGTGTTGTAATGATTGTTTTAACAGTACTTTTGATATTATTGTCTTTTAAGCTATTGGGATTTAATGCATATAATACATTACCTGTAAAGAATTCATTAACCTTCTGGAACATCTTTGAAATCTCCATTGCAATGCCAATTTCATGGCTGCCGGTTATTTCAGATTATACTAAAGATGCACAAAAGCCAGTTAAGGCAACTGCAGTTTCAGCTATAGCATATACCATTGCAAGTCTTTGGATGTATTTTATCGGCGTAGAAGTTGTAGGCATTGGAACCACAAGCATTTCACAGGCAATTCTCATTGCAGGACTTGGAATTCCTGGAGTGATAATTATGGTTCTTTCAACAGTCACAACCAATTTCCTTGCAACCAATTCAGCAGGAGAATCCGCAAAGGCCATTTTCAACAGCCTGGA is from Methanobrevibacter sp. and encodes:
- a CDS encoding DUF4013 domain-containing protein, with the protein product MSLIEIIKNSIKYPLNDYTKFLIVGIISLIAGLTIVLPQFQVTDTIILSIAGIISLIFALILGGYSLDVIKKGIEDSDEIPDFNIVENIVNGIKSVIVSIVYLIIPTIILIALAVVTGAIGASLDNILASLGILAIVAIIIYILFGILEIVGLARLAKTGSISEALSFGEVFADAKSIGIINIIAFIILVAIIIFIIALIGGIISLIPYIGFIIATILVGGFSVLFYGKALGLLYSQV
- the surE gene encoding 5'/3'-nucleotidase SurE, translated to MNILISNDDGVDAPGILAAKQAVDDLANVYVVAPDENNSSVGRRLTLFKHLNIKSYKLEDGSQAYSVSGSPADSVVVGAKYVMDEKPDLVISGINQGVNISCDITSSGTVCAALEAVSLGIPAIAVSLFIDPKTAYKQDENGEWYVEYDFELAKKVLHDIVLKIIEEGFPENVDLFNLNVPTNYESEEVKITHLSHKMLDKKVIDKYDEDKAEIFNYPLDENQPSDDLIMIVSDLVKEYDEGSDGYALFVEKCPSLTPLNINMTNQDLNDW
- a CDS encoding cytosine permease; the protein is MKDSKNIYRTGLFTNAIIWFGVAISVSEIEAGVQIASAAPINSIWVPLILGHVVGGIMLFLVGLIGARLRVNAMESIKSTFGNIGSKFFASLNVLQLIAWVAVLNAQGALALLGLNLGIPFPAICFILAILVAIWVFIGLQRSSKITSVVMIVLTVLLILLSFKLLGFNAYNTLPVKNSLTFWNIFEISIAMPISWLPVISDYTKDAQKPVKATAVSAIAYTIASLWMYFIGVEVVGIGTTSISQAILIAGLGIPGVIIMVLSTVTTNFLATNSAGESAKAIFNSLDPKVTGVIVSILSALLAISGIMDHYINFLYLISSVFGPMAAVLLVSFYFGNDNNNVKDWYWNVFSWFVGFIVYQLTVSLDSIFLGPTLLAIISSAILTYIWIILKKRIDV
- a CDS encoding radical SAM protein, whose protein sequence is MAENFNLQEYLANGAENIIKNAISATFKNPKETLFLAKFIKYSRKASKIRKQYEKKGINIPAFLIASITSRCNLHCTGCYSRANDNCSDDIAIEQLSDSDWEDIFTQSRDLGINFIVLAGGEPLIREDVILKACNFPEILFPVFTNGTMLDDSYFKLIDKHRNIIPILSIEGDRQLTDFRRGDGVYDQLMSSMNYMNDNDLIFGASITITKDNLDYALSKDYINGLYELGCKVLFFIEFVPVDADTIDLTITDSQRDYLLSEINNLRDRYDDMLFMSFPGDEKESGGCLAAGRGFFHINSHGGAEPCPASPYSDINVKDTSVLDALQSNLFKSLRSNGLLMDHHEGGCVLFEHEKEVKKLLKK